One genomic segment of uncultured Desulfobacter sp. includes these proteins:
- a CDS encoding amino acid ABC transporter substrate-binding protein, whose amino-acid sequence MKRHISIFSILILSLFCIQCVWATDARDYYKVGVITSLSGDLATGGNVTKRGYDLWAKAVNDQGGIEIQGKKYLVKLVYGDAQSEPSQGASAAERLATQEKVDFVLGPYSSGVTLASAPVLEKYKIPMITGSAESPLIWKQKFAYTFGTIPPVNYTGATPINTLKNMPNAPKTAVILGSNDTFSKATAEAFKDACEKAGINVRKFNIVPSGQDLTPFMSAVKVLRPDLVAFGGHDEELINLVKSLRQINYSPKALLMHYGVTEPAFVESLDKYAEQVFGASVWTDAVHANSEILWPDAASYAKSAQDAYGVHADYTQAGSTTAGIAFQAALQKINAAPPLTEAKRDELVTALEKLDIQTFYGHLKFAEEGQFFHANIGITPLTVQIIDGKTMIVGPEKDAQTSAQYPMTPWDQR is encoded by the coding sequence ATGAAGCGTCATATTTCAATTTTTTCAATTCTAATTCTGTCACTGTTTTGTATCCAGTGCGTTTGGGCGACAGATGCCAGAGACTATTATAAGGTTGGTGTAATTACCTCCCTGTCCGGAGACCTTGCCACCGGCGGCAACGTGACCAAACGCGGATACGATCTTTGGGCCAAAGCTGTAAACGATCAGGGAGGCATTGAAATCCAGGGTAAAAAATACCTTGTTAAACTGGTTTACGGCGATGCCCAGTCCGAACCCTCACAGGGGGCTTCGGCCGCAGAACGTCTGGCAACTCAGGAGAAGGTCGATTTTGTTCTTGGGCCCTACTCTTCGGGCGTCACCCTTGCATCTGCACCGGTTCTGGAAAAATATAAAATCCCCATGATCACAGGGTCTGCCGAATCACCCCTGATCTGGAAACAAAAATTTGCCTATACCTTCGGCACCATTCCCCCGGTCAACTATACAGGGGCCACTCCTATCAACACATTGAAAAATATGCCGAATGCACCGAAAACCGCCGTTATTTTAGGATCCAACGACACCTTTTCCAAAGCCACGGCCGAAGCGTTTAAAGATGCCTGTGAAAAGGCGGGCATAAACGTGCGCAAATTTAACATTGTCCCCTCAGGCCAGGATCTCACCCCGTTCATGTCTGCAGTTAAAGTGCTTCGCCCTGACCTTGTGGCCTTTGGCGGACATGATGAAGAGCTGATCAACCTGGTTAAATCCCTGCGCCAGATCAATTATTCCCCCAAAGCCCTGCTCATGCACTACGGCGTAACCGAACCGGCCTTTGTGGAATCTTTGGACAAATATGCTGAACAGGTTTTCGGTGCCTCTGTCTGGACCGATGCCGTTCACGCCAACAGCGAGATCCTCTGGCCGGATGCCGCAAGCTATGCCAAGTCCGCCCAGGACGCCTATGGGGTTCATGCCGATTACACCCAGGCAGGCTCCACCACGGCCGGCATTGCCTTCCAGGCGGCTTTGCAGAAAATAAATGCGGCGCCGCCCCTTACCGAAGCCAAACGTGATGAATTGGTCACCGCGTTAGAAAAACTTGATATTCAAACCTTTTACGGTCACCTCAAATTTGCCGAAGAGGGGCAGTTTTTCCATGCAAACATTGGCATCACACCGCTGACTGTACAGATTATCGACGGTAAAACCATGATCGTCGGCCCGGAAAAAGATGCCCAGACCAGTGCGCAATATCCCATGACACCCTGGGATCAGCGCTGA
- a CDS encoding efflux transporter outer membrane subunit, producing MGCEMMRYTLIAIVLMSVSFIAGCNLISPDPAAVMPVEIPDAYVHKTGIDTPQTGKENMDGGWWQQFGVDELSQLIETGLGANYDLKVLKAKADQALADVKGEKSNLGPSLDYSLGGEKNYSQSKTRDQSRSSDNDHSYSASLVAGYTLDLWGKNRAEVNASELEYLAALQDLEDGSLTLSTDIADTWVDILSVRTRMRVLTRQIEANRMTLKLQELRFINGMATALDVSQQRQALAQVLSGMPLLEKEEKQLINAMGLYLGQTPGRPVAVSTTDIPQTFLVPQPGIPADLLENRADIRAARMRLEAAALDVEAAKADLLPELTLSASAAFSSGTLDLLFQNWVVSLGAALAGPLLDGGERKAEIERTRAVVREEINTYAQTVANAIREVEDALVAIDRQNAYIDLLEQQLAAVKVTMQNARVQYLNGQSSYLNYLAAWATMESLERQLVSEQATYVKERIALYNVTGRRGAFFKETPAQDQDKNTGAK from the coding sequence GTGGGTTGTGAAATGATGCGTTATACCTTGATCGCCATTGTACTGATGTCGGTTTCTTTTATTGCCGGCTGCAATCTGATTTCTCCTGACCCTGCGGCTGTGATGCCCGTTGAGATCCCTGATGCTTATGTTCATAAGACAGGTATTGACACGCCCCAAACCGGCAAAGAGAATATGGATGGCGGGTGGTGGCAGCAGTTTGGTGTCGATGAATTAAGTCAATTGATTGAAACAGGCCTTGGCGCCAATTATGATTTAAAAGTGCTTAAAGCCAAAGCTGACCAGGCCCTGGCGGATGTGAAAGGCGAAAAATCAAATCTTGGTCCTTCCCTTGATTATTCCCTTGGCGGCGAAAAAAATTACTCCCAATCTAAAACCCGGGATCAGTCACGTTCTTCGGATAATGATCACAGCTATTCGGCTTCCCTGGTTGCTGGATATACCCTGGACCTGTGGGGTAAAAACCGTGCCGAAGTCAATGCCAGTGAACTGGAATACCTTGCAGCGCTTCAGGACCTGGAGGACGGATCACTGACCCTGTCCACGGATATTGCCGATACCTGGGTGGATATTTTGTCCGTGCGGACCCGTATGCGTGTGCTTACCCGACAGATAGAAGCCAACCGGATGACGCTGAAACTGCAGGAATTGCGTTTTATCAACGGCATGGCCACGGCCCTGGATGTATCCCAGCAGCGGCAAGCCCTGGCCCAGGTGCTTTCCGGCATGCCCTTGCTCGAAAAAGAGGAAAAACAACTGATCAATGCCATGGGACTGTATTTGGGCCAAACACCCGGGAGGCCTGTGGCGGTGTCCACCACAGATATTCCCCAAACCTTTCTGGTGCCCCAGCCCGGCATACCCGCTGACCTGCTCGAAAACAGGGCTGATATCAGGGCCGCCCGGATGCGCCTTGAAGCGGCTGCGCTGGATGTGGAAGCGGCCAAAGCCGATCTGTTGCCGGAACTGACCCTGTCTGCCTCAGCCGCATTTTCCAGCGGTACTTTGGACCTGCTCTTCCAGAACTGGGTGGTCTCCCTGGGTGCTGCCCTGGCAGGCCCCCTGCTGGACGGCGGGGAGCGTAAAGCCGAAATTGAACGCACCCGGGCCGTGGTCCGTGAAGAAATTAATACCTATGCCCAAACCGTTGCCAATGCCATCCGTGAGGTGGAGGATGCCCTGGTGGCCATTGACCGTCAGAACGCATATATTGACCTTTTGGAGCAGCAGCTGGCAGCCGTTAAGGTGACCATGCAAAACGCCCGGGTTCAGTACCTGAACGGGCAGAGTAGTTACTTGAATTATCTTGCGGCCTGGGCGACCATGGAGAGCCTGGAACGTCAGCTGGTCAGCGAGCAGGCAACCTATGTCAAAGAACGAATTGCACTTTACAACGTAACAGGTCGGCGGGGTGCGTTTTTTAAAGAGACCCCGGCACAAGATCAAGATAAAAATACCGGAGCCAAGTAA
- a CDS encoding efflux RND transporter periplasmic adaptor subunit yields the protein MSQTASHRSLGITLLKIILPVCLIALGVAGFWYYKSRAVKFKRKPAEKTSPLVDIMKVNPDQFIAQIRAMGTVRPDREVVIKSQVAGTVIQVAPEFVQGGLIPKGQTIVRIDPADYKLAVSKAQSALARAQADFEIEKGRQQIAREELKVMATMSPNGIRETSLVLRKPQLEQARATVASAESDLEAARLDLERTRILAPFHALVLSKEVDAGAMTAVQGTLATLVDVTCYQVEVQVPLDRLNRIRVHETKGSPARIRSLYAGWEWEGRVVRTTGAVTGQSRMAGVIIRVDDPLGLGPAKGRPAMLLDDHVEAIIEGQAFDNVFSLPRNLVREDSSLWIYNDGRLEIRKVAPVWIENDRVFIQSGLSPGDLVISSDVSTPVPGMALTLASQESR from the coding sequence ATGAGTCAGACAGCTTCACACAGATCCTTGGGTATAACTCTTTTGAAAATCATTCTGCCGGTGTGCCTGATTGCACTGGGTGTTGCCGGATTTTGGTATTACAAATCAAGAGCTGTGAAATTCAAACGCAAACCTGCTGAGAAAACCTCGCCGCTGGTGGATATCATGAAAGTGAATCCCGATCAGTTCATTGCACAGATCCGGGCCATGGGTACGGTCCGGCCGGACAGGGAAGTTGTCATTAAATCCCAGGTGGCCGGTACGGTCATTCAGGTGGCCCCGGAATTTGTCCAGGGCGGATTGATTCCTAAAGGACAAACCATAGTCCGGATTGATCCGGCTGACTATAAACTGGCCGTGAGCAAGGCCCAAAGCGCTTTGGCCCGGGCCCAGGCTGATTTTGAAATAGAAAAGGGTCGGCAGCAGATTGCAAGGGAAGAACTTAAAGTCATGGCCACAATGTCTCCCAATGGGATTCGGGAGACCAGTCTTGTGCTAAGAAAACCCCAGCTTGAACAGGCCAGGGCTACCGTGGCAAGTGCTGAAAGCGATCTTGAAGCTGCACGTCTGGATCTGGAACGAACCAGGATTTTGGCGCCTTTCCATGCCCTGGTGCTGTCCAAAGAGGTGGATGCCGGGGCCATGACGGCAGTCCAGGGAACCCTTGCCACTCTGGTGGACGTGACCTGTTATCAGGTGGAAGTCCAGGTGCCCCTGGACCGCCTGAACCGCATTCGGGTCCATGAAACCAAAGGTAGTCCGGCCCGTATTCGCTCCCTTTATGCGGGATGGGAGTGGGAAGGACGTGTGGTGCGGACCACCGGGGCGGTTACCGGACAAAGCCGCATGGCAGGCGTCATCATCCGGGTGGATGATCCTTTAGGGCTTGGGCCGGCCAAGGGTCGTCCGGCTATGCTGCTGGATGATCATGTGGAGGCGATTATTGAAGGCCAGGCCTTTGACAATGTGTTTTCCCTGCCTCGGAACCTGGTCCGGGAGGATTCCAGTTTATGGATTTATAATGATGGGCGCCTGGAGATCCGCAAGGTGGCTCCCGTATGGATTGAAAATGATCGGGTGTTCATCCAGTCGGGGCTTTCCCCGGGTGACCTTGTGATCTCTTCTGACGTTTCCACACCCGTGCCGGGCATGGCCTTGACCCTTGCTTCGCAGGAGAGCCGATAA